One segment of Panicum virgatum strain AP13 chromosome 1K, P.virgatum_v5, whole genome shotgun sequence DNA contains the following:
- the LOC120698671 gene encoding uncharacterized protein LOC120698671 produces MQKNSSIVLLQIICKSISLEESESIQRLCAASSPCGFRAVVAAYPAVLQARQSYAAGGRREAHTSDLRVVLVRGPNHVHLIHRILASPRCCRLARRRLLHLAVAAPSPALRHDPGPLLPCWHSKPEDAPNAAAEGTQPAPPEGSADTAPPASGTKAAEALLPSLTIWPPSQRTRDAIVRHIVQTLAAPSVLSQRYGAVPEAEAKRTAAAVQAEAFAVASESAAGASPASVKEGIEVLQA; encoded by the coding sequence ATGCAAAAGAATTCCTCCATTGTTCTCTTACAAATCATATGTAAATCTATATCGCTGGAAGAAAGCGAGAGCATCCAGCGCCTCTGCGCTGCAAGCTCGCCGTGTGGCTTCCGCGCCGTCGTGGCCGCGTATCCGGCCGTTCTACAGGCACGTCAGTCGTACGCCGCTGGTGGCAGAAGAGAGGCCCACACGTCAGACCTGCGCGTCGTCCTTGTGCGTGGACCAAATCATGTCCACCTCATTCATCGCATCTTAGCCTCGCCTCGCTGCTGTCGCCTCGCACGCCGTCGCCTCCTCCATCTGGCAGTCgcagcgccgtcgccggccctTCGGCACGATCCCGGGCCCCTCCTCCCCTGTTGGCACAGCAAGCCGGAGGACGCCCCCAACGCCGCAGCCGAGGGCACCCAGCCCGCGCCCCCCGAGGGATCCGCCGACACCGCCCCGCCGGCCTCAGGCACGAAGGCCGCGGAGGCGCTGCTCCCATCGCTCACCATCTGGCCGCCGTCGCAGCGCACGCGCGACGCCATCGTGCGCCACATCGTGCAAACGCTCGCAGCGCCCAGCGTCCTCTCCCAGCGCTACGGAGCCGTCCCGGAGGCCGAGGCCaagcgcaccgccgccgccgtccaggccgagGCCTTCGCCGTCGCCTCTgagtccgccgccggcgcgtccccAGCCTCTGTCAAGGAGGGGATAGAGGTCCTCCAGGCGTAG
- the LOC120698691 gene encoding ubiquitin-conjugating enzyme E2 variant 1C isoform X2 produces MTLGSSGAGSSVVVPRNFRLLEELERGEKGIGDGTVSYGMDDADDIYMRSWTGTIIGPHNTVHEGRIYQLKLFCDKDYPEKPPSVRFHSRINMTCVNHETGVVDPKKFGLLANWQRDYTMENILIQLKKEMAASHNRKLVQPPEGTFF; encoded by the exons ATGACGCTGGGCAGCTCCGGCGCCGGATCGAGCGTCGTCG TTCCTAGGAACTTCAGGCTATTGGAAGAGCTTGAGCGTGGAGAGAAGGGCATTGGTGATGGGACAGTGAGCTATGGAATGGATGATGCAGATGATATCTACATGAGGTCATGGACTGGTACCATCATTGGCCCTCACAAT ACTGTACATGAGGGTCGCATCTACCAGCTTAAGTTGTTCTGTGACAAGGATTATCCTGAGAAGCCACCATCTGTCAGATTCCATTCAAGAATCAACATGACATGTGTTAATCACGAGACAGGAGTG GTTGATCCAAAGAAGTTTGGTCTGCTGGCAAACTGGCAGCGGGACTACACAATGGAAAACATCCTAATCCAGCTCAAGAAGGAGATGGCTGCCTCACACAATCGCAAGCTAGTGCAGCCTCCGGAAGGGACATTCTTCTAA
- the LOC120698691 gene encoding ubiquitin-conjugating enzyme E2 variant 1C isoform X1, protein MEITSETCVFCFCPCREVPRNFRLLEELERGEKGIGDGTVSYGMDDADDIYMRSWTGTIIGPHNTVHEGRIYQLKLFCDKDYPEKPPSVRFHSRINMTCVNHETGVVDPKKFGLLANWQRDYTMENILIQLKKEMAASHNRKLVQPPEGTFF, encoded by the exons ATGGAGATAACCAGTGAAACATGTGTCTTTTGTTTTTGCCCATGTAGAGAAG TTCCTAGGAACTTCAGGCTATTGGAAGAGCTTGAGCGTGGAGAGAAGGGCATTGGTGATGGGACAGTGAGCTATGGAATGGATGATGCAGATGATATCTACATGAGGTCATGGACTGGTACCATCATTGGCCCTCACAAT ACTGTACATGAGGGTCGCATCTACCAGCTTAAGTTGTTCTGTGACAAGGATTATCCTGAGAAGCCACCATCTGTCAGATTCCATTCAAGAATCAACATGACATGTGTTAATCACGAGACAGGAGTG GTTGATCCAAAGAAGTTTGGTCTGCTGGCAAACTGGCAGCGGGACTACACAATGGAAAACATCCTAATCCAGCTCAAGAAGGAGATGGCTGCCTCACACAATCGCAAGCTAGTGCAGCCTCCGGAAGGGACATTCTTCTAA